The DNA segment AAGCATAAGCGGCCTTCTGATTTGACAGACGAGGGCGCCTTCCCTTGAATTCCAGTGGGGCAGACTCCCtgctttagtaaaattaaaGCCTCCAGCGGTAGCATACACCCACTGAGAACTGTGCACAACAGCGTAGGACAGGAGCACCCTTTTGAGGATGTCGACAAGAGTGCAGGCTTGCACGAATAAGATTCACgcttatttgttttgttttgttttttctcagcacgaaaacagcaacacaaatagTATCAAGAGCACCGTATTTATAGAAACGTGGATGGGCTTGCACAATCCAGTCAGCGAGCCTCAATGAATTTTCCACTTCAGTTCCAGAATTGCTTGCATCAGATCCACCTGAATACAATCACACGGGGGTAAAGTGGGGgacaaaattgttaaaaatcttcattttgtgAATCCTCTTTCAAGACAGCTATAGTCTGTCGTGAGCCGGCTGTCCACTGCACCGTTATATATTCCCATCGTTTCTTCCTACAaagtaacatttatttaaaaaaaaaaaaaaaacttgccttcTTCCATAAGTACATTACTGTGATCTTTGCATATTACGAAGGTGCGGAGAAAAGAAAGTCGATAAAAAGTTTCACgtttcaaatgatttttattgtcagtgttTTATGCTTTCAATACCTTTGTGAACCGTGTCTTTCACGTAACATTCGAGAAGGCGGAGTATATATCAGGAATAAACACTGTTCCTGTGCTAATGTGTTTTTCCCTTTATAGATGGGCTGCATCTTTCAATAGAAACTGTGTTATAAAGGACATCCGTAAAAAATACCGCTCGTCACAGCCACGTTGTCTTTGGTATTCTCCTATTTTTTCGTGTCTTTAATTCAAAACACTGCCAAGCATTCTTCCAATCTCGCAGTAAGCGAAAGTGAAAACTTAAAATGCTTTTAGATAACAGATTACAAAGACAGGACGCTTGTCCGATCATCTTGTTGAATTATTTCTTTGCAGTGCATACACGTATTTCAAGCAAGAATGTTAAATAATGGtgcattgaaagaaaataaaaagtttttctttcatggCTTGTTGAAACATGATTGCTTTAATGCTTGCTGTGCCTGTCTTTTGATAATAGTGTGGTCGTCCCTAGAGACACGTATGATTAAAGTGGCGACGAGGGGAGAGGCTTTAGCAAAAGTAAGCTTAAGTAGAGAGAAATGGAGTGAGGACGAGAAGAAAGTATTGAGCGAGCCACTTAGATGGTATGAAGGGGtgagagaacaaaataaattgttaaacaCATCATTCAAACAAACATAAGACAAATACAGCTAGCGACAACATTTTTTCATCAACAGACATGGCATTTATCTCATCGGTTTATCTCAATTAGCCATTTCATTAAGCAGCAGTGATTTACAGCTTTGCAGGCTCgtacttttttaatttgcttgagCGAAAACAGGAAGCGGCCACATGGCATGCGAGGAATGCAGGGAATACTCCAGTACTCTCTGGTCCTTATACTTGCATCCACAGACTCACGTACAGACTGTCCATGGTTGCACCGGTGCGATTGTAAGGCATTTTGAGCTCGAGAACCCTATGCCATGAGCTTTTATGAAAGTTCATGATATAGGGTTGTTGAGCTAAAAGCTGGTACAATTTAAAGAATATTGATGAAGGATGTATGTACTGTCATCTTGAGGGGTCTGTTTTGTACCATACAACAGGCACTTCTGTAGAGTTCTCTTACACAGGTGTCAGTGTTCTTGCAGCAACCAGGGAGAGGCGATGGGCACTGACATCACAAAATGTTGGTTGGGAGAAAAGTGCGGTCTCCGACACCTTAGTCCCCAACCACCAGCTGTCTCTTAGCAGCTTTATGGTGTCCCTAGTCACACTTGCCACAGTCCTTCATCATGGTAATCATTTCTGCTGTTGTCACCGCGGTTTCACCATGTTGCATGTGTTTACTCTAGTCATGCGTGACAACAACCACCATTCTGTGCCACGTGTTTCCACTCGTTGCCCCTTCTTCAGCCGTGTTGTCGACTGCATTCATCCGCTTCATATTTGTTTTGGCAAATGCGCCGATGTTTATGCTCGGGCACTTACCGCCATCAAAACAAATTACGTTGTGTATGTTGTGTTGGctgacaaacataaaaatgcacaGCAGAGaagaaattaacattttttttcgtgTTTCAAGATGAAATTGATATATAAACAAGCGACTGTAATTTAGGCGCTCGAGTTAGGAACTGTACTTTAGATGTTTTCctcattcatatttttgttttgaaattatatATAAGTATTCATAAACATCATCAACgctatcatcttcatcatcgttAACTGTGTTATAGATTAAGGATTTTATACAACATATCTTCTAGAggaatgggggaaaaaaaaagaaaaatagctaACAAACACGACATCAGAACATTTTTGTCTGGAtgtgcaaaaagaaaatggcgAAGTGAATTCCAGCCAGAGTTTTCGGCGGCGAGAATCTGACAGGGAATGCAAAGAGGACCTAGCGGGTTTCCCCACCTCTTTTCCTCAACCGCCCACACCCCGTACCCCGCCCCGTTGGTAAAGAAAAAGAGGCTGACTTAATTTTGCCATAGCAATGATAGCGTGCAGACAGGAGAACTACTGCAAACTCAGGAGTGAATTTAAATCGCCCAATTACAAAACCAGTCTTTCATAGCTATGTTCAGAGCTCGTgacataaattttgtaaaatctcaTTGTTTGGGAGTGACAGATTGAACGAAGTATGAGAATCCGCGCTGGCTATAGCTGAAATTCCTAGTGTCGTTATATTGCTGTGGATATGTCTAGTCTTTGGACAAGTAGGGAGAAATGTTTGACCACGCTTGGCAAATTTTTCACCTGCCGGGTATattaaattggaaaaaaaaattggtcaaACCTTTTGCTGTATTTGTCCTGTTAAAATCCTTTATTAGTATTCTGTGCCAGATGCTGCTTGAGATTACGCAAGAGCAGCTACCTGAAGCAAAACACGCGTGTGGTCAGTGTAGCGTGCTAAATTACACCTAGGACACTCACTCACCCATGCATTGATGCACTTTGTACCAGAGCACCCGCAAGTCACATGTACACAAAGCCACGACATCTGTGGCCTCATTATTCCTGAGCGCCTCATATCTGTTTCCGACGTCGACAGCCGTGTCACTTATTGCCGCCGTGTAATTACAGAACCCCCACATCCAATTTGTTTTCCTCCGCTATCAACTTCTAATAGCCGGGTGTCCAATCTGATAAAATTCAGCagtaatatgtatattttttaatatttcgtTTTTTGCAGGAATCCAATGCCACGTCGCCTTGAAACTACGGTGTTATGATTTTGAAGCAATTCTGTTTCTCCTGCTTGCCGCCTGCCATATATcttaaaattttgtgtaaatatattcCGATTTTATTTTTCGCGTATTATTTGGGGATGGGAAtggaatgttctttttttttttcttttttttttttagccgcagtgaaataaaaagtgaGGAGGAAAACACAATTTGCTGTCGCAAagttatcataataataataataaaaacctcGCATATTAGCtttgtgcaaaatgttttgtaacacGGGTGCAGTCTCTCTGACATTGCCTTAAAGCCATAATGAAGGTACCGCGCCAGTGTTAGTCCACAACTTGGTGACGCTAGAAATCTTTCATTCATGTCTTGTCACGTGGACATGTCCTCACGTGGGGCTAGCCGCattactgtcacgtgactcaaagCCAATCCTTAGCTGTATGTTTATCATATAACGGAGTGCTTCACCACACATTTGCAGTCACAAGAACGAGTATGCTAATTCTGCTTTGACCCTTGATGTTTAGTTTCTGAAGGCTGCGACTGACCGGAGACTAACTGCGTCGGGTCATCAACCAACTGTGTCACAACCTTATGTCACATCCGCAGAGAAGTTTCGTGAATGAAGTTGAGGGGAGATAAACATCCACCAGCATAGCAGTGTTCTCTTGGGTGTCTTTTTCCATTCTGGGACACGTCAAAAATTTGCCAAATTTAGCGAACTCCCTCCATTTTGAGGTCCTCATCTCTTTTTGTCCCTTTATATAGTCTCATTAAAAAGAAGCATGGACGCTGAAGGAAGTCCAACAAACATTAGAATATTATCGCAGTCTCCAACAGCTGACATTAATGTTCAAGCTGCTATAAATGAGAAGACATCATCATGCTCCtaatctttcatttatcctCCTGCATTGTTGACAATTCCACCTGGGGTTAATGGGCTATATACTGAGCAGTAAAGAGGAAGGCGGGTGATTATAATGCGTAATGGCAGTGACATTTTTACAGCCATGTTTTAGCATATTGAGACAGCTGAAGCAAGGAAAGGGGTTAGAAAGTCTCCAACGCTTTTAAAgtgtctttttctgctttcattttatCGTCGGTAGTTCCTTCAGTCTATCTCTCCCTAACACACCGTTATTCTTCGCAGTGGTAACAACAGATACTACGCAGAGTTCTTCGAAAGGACTTGTTTACGAGGCAGTACAGAACaaagttaaaggaaaaattGAGAACCTGCATGAAGTTAGTAAGATTTAAGGCGATGTCCATTTTGTTCTGGTCAATGGAAGAGTGTTGCAGTCCAAATTTCAGCAGTTCCCACGGTGACACAAGAATGAGAAACGTCAGCACCACAGCGACTAGAGTAGCGGTGACACTGTTGAGGGCGTTGTCGGAGAACCTCCGTCGAGACTTGAACGAGCGCGACTGGCGGCTGTTACTGGTGTTAGTCGTACTCAGTTGATAACGCGGCGAAGATGGGACCAGCTGACAGTTACCGTTCTCTTTGCACAGTAGCTGCATCTCACGCGCGGGATCGGCGGAGTTGGCGTTGGACTGCGACTGCTCGTGCGACCCGGACGAATCCAGCAAGTCGTGCATTTGAACACCCTTAACATTTCGCCCATTCTTGTCCATGCATACCAGGACCTTTCTTTTGCCCGATTGGGCACCGGGAGATGTAGGgctctttttcttgttgcaCTCCCACCGAAACCACCTCGTCCCCGATTTCACAGAGCTGGACGAGAAGCTGGCGCGGGACTGGAGTGGCGCCATCTTTTCTCGCAGCTGTTTGGCCTTGTGGATCTTCCAAATGAGACAAGTGTTGAAATAGACGAGCGCCACGCACGGCAGGAAATCGAAGCAGAAAGCCCACACCGCTCGTCGGAGCGCCACGCTGTCCTTCGGGGCACGGCCAAGGTGGTACAAGGTGCGGCCGTCGGGGCACTCCGTGGTTTCGATGCTTGTCTCCAAGAACACTGGGATGGTACACAGGGGGCAGACGACAAAAAGCGTTATGACATATGCTCGCGTTCTCCGAAGAGTGATGAGATTGCGCGCCTTGAGTGGGTGGCACACAGCCACGTAGCGCTCGGCGGCCATGACGACGATGAGCCAGGTGCTGCAGATGATGAATACGGTGATGAGGCCGCCAGAGACAACGTTGTAGTACAACAGCCATTCGCCAGCCTCGTAGTACTTCTTGAGAGGCAGCGTGGTGACGAGAAGCACAAGCAGGCAAAAGAGTAAGTCCGATACCGCCAGGGCGATGAGGCCGATGTGGGCAGAGATCTCCATCTTGGACAGAGAGCGGTGTAGCTTCTCCTTGGTCAGAACCACCAGGGCCATGAAGTTGCCGATCAAGCCCAGGGCGGCTACCAGCGGGATGCCCAGGTCCATGGCATAGTGCTTCACCGCCGCAGCCAGGGCCTTGTTGTAGTCGTCTGCCTCCTCGGGTCCCATTTGATCACTCTGGTTGGCGGAGCTACTTGAGTTGCAGGGGTCGTGACTCGTCATTCTTGTGCGTCAGACTTTCGTTTATTGTattctggaaaaataatttaaaaaaattctttgtattaGGAAGAGTTTGAAGATATTAATAatgatattttgctgttttagaAGAAATATGTTGACTTATTAACAACGTTATTAATATGCACTTatcaattattataattattagaGTGATTCCCCTTTATTTTACCGTCTTCAGGGGACTAGCTCAGGATTTCCTtggatttgttttcatttttccgTTCACGAGTTAATTTTAAATGGGGAGTCTATGGTTTTACCTTGTTGTTACCCTTATGACTGTGCTGGACTGTACTGTATTTCATGAGGATATTTCCATTTTAAGGCTTCAGCTTATGGGTTGACTAACAGTCTTTTCTTCGACGACGCCATTTTCATCTCagcaaagtttatattttgagGACGTCGAAAGCGAGACGAACCTTGTACAATGCGGCAAAAGTGTTTGATGACACTCCTCCGCGCTATatcccattttctttcttttcgtctttttttgttcaatttttcatgatgatgataatgatgatgatgattattagtACTATTATTTGTTAAGTGCCATGACATTGCTGATAAGGCTGGGATATGGCGCTGTATAACTGAActgtattattgttgttttgtgacTGCTTCATTGTACTAAGCTTATTTGTGATCgttgttttaaacttttcctCGCTTCCAGCACTcttaaaaaagtagcttttaattttgcatctttatttaactgttaaaaaaagcCTGATTAGGAGCCCTTGTTTGTCACAATCATTAAATTTTCTCACGCCTCTTGCTTAAAACCAATTAAGACAAAAGGATCTATCGGCTTCGCGTTCAATACGGTTATATCTCAAAAGTATTGGCTATTTGCTGAAAGGGGAACAAATGCCACTAAAATGCAAATTTTTCCTCTACGTTTGCTGGCCTGCTAAAATATACATCTAAAGGGCCCCATCAGAAGGGTCTGTAGAGGATACTAAGCGATAGAGTATTCAATGAGCTTGTAAACAAGCTCCCACACAACattgttgtttccttttgttgtgAATTCTTTCTGTAACATATAGCGATCCGAAGGTTTTGGAGTTTATCTTATGAACTGTATGTTTGAGAACTGTTAGTTTTATCTATTTAGGTGTGCTACTACAGTCTGAGGGAACTCATGAGTCAGTATTGCAGCCCGCATGACAACAGGACCCACACCACTGTCGTGTGTATTGCCGTGCGCCGTTAGAAGTCAGCTACCGTTGGGTAGAAGGGACGAAGTCACGATATCGACCGACAGGATTAGCTACGGTATACTG comes from the Pomacea canaliculata isolate SZHN2017 linkage group LG12, ASM307304v1, whole genome shotgun sequence genome and includes:
- the LOC112576956 gene encoding uncharacterized protein LOC112576956 codes for the protein MTSHDPCNSSSSANQSDQMGPEEADDYNKALAAAVKHYAMDLGIPLVAALGLIGNFMALVVLTKEKLHRSLSKMEISAHIGLIALAVSDLLFCLLVLLVTTLPLKKYYEAGEWLLYYNVVSGGLITVFIICSTWLIVVMAAERYVAVCHPLKARNLITLRRTRAYVITLFVVCPLCTIPVFLETSIETTECPDGRTLYHLGRAPKDSVALRRAVWAFCFDFLPCVALVYFNTCLIWKIHKAKQLREKMAPLQSRASFSSSSVKSGTRWFRWECNKKKSPTSPGAQSGKRKVLVCMDKNGRNVKGVQMHDLLDSSGSHEQSQSNANSADPAREMQLLCKENGNCQLVPSSPRYQLSTTNTSNSRQSRSFKSRRRFSDNALNSVTATLVAVVLTFLILVSPWELLKFGLQHSSIDQNKMDIALNLTNFMQVLNFSFNFVLYCLVNKSFRRTLRSICCYHCEE